A single window of Vibrio alfacsensis DNA harbors:
- a CDS encoding polyamine ABC transporter substrate-binding protein, giving the protein MSRMTKAPLAMLISGLLLGTSAYAEDKLTVVSWGGAFTKSQVEAYHKPFIKKTGVEIVSEDFSGGLAEIKAQVEANNVRWDLVSLDKPDIVRGCAEGLLEPVNPSILPPGSDGTPADEDFIDGAIHECAINTIVVSTVLAVNEEAFKGKAVPSKLTDLFDLKTFPGRRALQKQPQGNLEWALLADGVKPEEVYRLLETEEGRERAFAKLDTIKSEVLWWTTGAQPPQMLADKEVVIASAFNGRIHNARQDEGQPFRIIWDRQMGYMNGWAIPKGSENTKLALDFIAFSSGTKPLADQAKYVAYGPTRKSSSAQVSPEILANLPTAPQNFETAFLINDEWWSDYADELNEEFNTWLLN; this is encoded by the coding sequence ATGTCACGAATGACGAAAGCACCACTGGCGATGTTAATTTCAGGACTGCTGTTGGGCACGTCTGCATACGCAGAAGATAAATTGACCGTTGTTTCTTGGGGCGGTGCATTTACTAAGAGTCAAGTAGAAGCTTACCACAAGCCATTTATCAAAAAGACAGGTGTTGAAATTGTCTCAGAAGACTTCAGTGGCGGTTTAGCGGAGATAAAAGCGCAAGTGGAAGCGAACAACGTGCGTTGGGACCTAGTATCACTAGATAAACCAGACATTGTACGAGGTTGTGCTGAGGGATTGTTAGAACCCGTTAACCCAAGCATCTTGCCTCCTGGTTCTGACGGCACACCTGCTGATGAAGACTTTATTGACGGCGCAATTCATGAATGTGCAATCAATACCATTGTGGTATCGACCGTCTTAGCGGTGAATGAAGAAGCGTTTAAAGGAAAAGCAGTACCGAGCAAGTTGACTGACCTTTTTGATCTCAAAACTTTTCCGGGTCGACGAGCGTTACAAAAACAACCTCAAGGTAATCTTGAATGGGCGTTATTGGCCGATGGGGTAAAACCAGAAGAAGTTTACCGTCTGTTAGAGACAGAAGAGGGTCGTGAACGAGCGTTCGCTAAGCTCGATACTATTAAATCAGAAGTGCTCTGGTGGACCACAGGTGCACAGCCACCGCAAATGCTAGCCGATAAAGAAGTGGTTATTGCTTCGGCATTTAATGGTCGTATTCATAATGCTCGTCAAGATGAGGGACAGCCGTTTCGTATTATTTGGGATCGTCAAATGGGTTACATGAATGGCTGGGCGATCCCTAAGGGAAGTGAAAATACCAAACTTGCACTCGACTTTATCGCGTTCTCCTCTGGCACTAAACCGTTGGCTGACCAAGCGAAATATGTCGCTTATGGCCCAACGCGAAAGTCCTCTTCAGCTCAAGTCAGCCCAGAGATTTTGGCCAACTTGCCGACGGCACCACAAAATTTTGAAACGGCATTTTTGATCAACGATGAGTGGTGGTCAGATTATGCTGATGAGCTAAATGAAGAGTTCAATACTTGGCTGCTTAATTAA
- a CDS encoding NAD(P)/FAD-dependent oxidoreductase has product MLGEAGTSNNNIAVIGAGVIGLAIGLKLQQQGHRVTIFDPNGVGSGCSKGNAGHIATEQVFPLSTPSLIPQLPKMLLSSESPVSIRWQDLPKTVGWMIRFLSNATSSASKASTRAIKTLNEQSVKSWFELLESIGQSALIKMDGSLLTFESKRLFEQYQRTLAELMNQGVNYEIWTQNQIRERLPEISKNVQVGVFFPDTGHTVDPYAICVELSQAFEKLGGRVELKEVDALRKNGGLLADAQRYRFDRVVVAAGVHSKALVKQLTGINVPIQAERGYHLMMDDKCDAFPFPISSADRKFIMTPMRDGLRLAGTVEYADVKSPPNMARAAMLYQQGNAMFQSGLNASKQKETWMGNRPSTSDSLPIIDRICDGKILLAFGHQHLGLTQAAITADLISELIAESLPSVNLAPFTLHRFS; this is encoded by the coding sequence ATGTTGGGTGAAGCGGGGACATCAAATAACAACATCGCTGTCATTGGTGCAGGCGTCATTGGATTGGCAATCGGTTTGAAGTTGCAACAGCAAGGGCATAGGGTGACAATTTTTGATCCTAACGGTGTTGGAAGTGGCTGTTCTAAAGGGAACGCCGGTCACATTGCAACAGAGCAAGTATTTCCGCTATCTACACCGAGCCTGATTCCTCAATTGCCAAAGATGCTGTTAAGTTCAGAAAGTCCGGTTTCGATCCGTTGGCAGGATTTACCTAAAACGGTCGGATGGATGATTCGATTTTTGTCAAACGCGACATCGTCTGCCTCCAAAGCCTCGACTCGGGCAATCAAAACGCTTAATGAGCAATCGGTAAAAAGTTGGTTTGAACTCTTGGAATCCATCGGTCAAAGCGCGTTGATCAAGATGGACGGTTCACTGTTGACGTTTGAAAGTAAACGTTTGTTTGAACAGTATCAAAGGACACTGGCGGAATTGATGAATCAGGGTGTGAACTACGAAATCTGGACACAAAATCAAATTCGAGAAAGGCTTCCTGAAATCAGTAAAAATGTGCAGGTGGGTGTCTTTTTTCCGGATACTGGTCATACGGTTGATCCTTACGCCATCTGCGTTGAGTTAAGTCAGGCTTTTGAAAAGCTGGGAGGAAGAGTTGAGCTCAAAGAGGTCGATGCATTACGTAAAAACGGAGGGCTCTTGGCCGATGCACAGCGATATCGGTTTGACCGAGTTGTTGTTGCTGCGGGCGTGCATTCTAAAGCGTTGGTAAAACAACTTACCGGGATAAATGTGCCTATACAAGCAGAGCGAGGTTATCACTTAATGATGGATGATAAGTGTGATGCTTTTCCGTTTCCCATCAGCTCAGCTGACAGAAAGTTTATCATGACGCCGATGCGGGATGGGCTTCGTTTAGCCGGAACGGTGGAATATGCGGATGTAAAATCTCCGCCTAATATGGCGCGAGCAGCGATGTTGTATCAACAGGGTAATGCGATGTTTCAATCAGGTTTGAATGCATCAAAACAAAAAGAGACTTGGATGGGCAATCGTCCATCAACCAGTGATTCACTACCCATCATAGATCGAATTTGTGATGGAAAAATTCTGTTGGCTTTTGGTCATCAGCATTTAGGGTTAACGCAAGCGGCCATTACAGCAGACCTGATCTCTGAGCTTATTGCAGAGTCTTTACCATCGGTCAATTTGGCGCCGTTCACATTGCATAGATTTTCCTAA
- a CDS encoding 4-hydroxyproline epimerase, producing the protein MRQGTFFCIDAHTCGNPVRLVAGGVPPLKGDTMSEKRQYFLEHHDWIRQALMFEPRGHSMMSGSVVLPPCSDDADASILFIETSGCLPMCGHGTIGTVTTAIENRLIIPKQEGRLILDVPAGQIEVHYQTKGDKVTSVKIFNVPAYLAHQDVTVNVEGLGEITVDVSYGGNYYVIVDPQVNFAGLEHYSPDEILMLSPRVRDAVSNAVECIHPEDPTVCGVSHVLWTGEPTQDGSTARNAVFYGDKALDRSPCGTGTSARMAQWHAKGKLKPGEDFVHESIIGSVFNGRIEGVTEVNGRAAILPSIEGWAKVYGHNTIWVDDEDPYAYGFEVK; encoded by the coding sequence ATGAGACAAGGAACCTTTTTCTGTATTGATGCTCACACCTGTGGAAATCCTGTCAGATTGGTTGCTGGTGGTGTCCCCCCTCTCAAAGGCGATACCATGAGCGAAAAGCGTCAATACTTCTTAGAACATCACGATTGGATCCGTCAGGCGCTCATGTTTGAGCCGAGAGGGCACTCGATGATGTCAGGTTCTGTTGTTCTGCCCCCTTGCAGTGACGACGCCGATGCCTCCATTCTTTTCATTGAAACCAGTGGCTGCTTACCAATGTGTGGTCACGGCACAATAGGCACCGTCACTACGGCAATTGAGAACCGCTTAATTATCCCAAAACAAGAGGGTCGCTTGATTCTTGATGTTCCAGCAGGTCAGATTGAAGTTCACTATCAAACAAAAGGTGACAAGGTCACATCAGTCAAAATATTTAACGTGCCTGCCTATCTCGCCCACCAAGACGTGACAGTTAACGTTGAAGGGCTCGGTGAAATTACCGTTGATGTTTCATACGGTGGAAACTACTACGTGATCGTCGATCCACAAGTGAATTTTGCCGGACTCGAGCACTACTCACCAGATGAGATTTTGATGCTCTCGCCAAGAGTGCGTGATGCAGTCTCAAACGCAGTGGAATGCATTCATCCAGAAGACCCAACGGTTTGTGGCGTGTCTCACGTACTTTGGACAGGTGAGCCAACACAAGACGGGTCAACCGCTCGCAATGCGGTGTTTTATGGCGATAAAGCACTGGATCGCTCTCCTTGCGGGACGGGCACAAGTGCTCGAATGGCTCAATGGCACGCGAAAGGTAAACTCAAACCCGGTGAAGATTTTGTGCACGAAAGCATTATTGGCAGTGTATTCAATGGCCGAATTGAAGGGGTAACAGAAGTCAACGGCAGAGCCGCAATTTTACCGAGCATCGAGGGTTGGGCGAAAGTTTATGGCCACAATACCATCTGGGTCGATGATGAAGACCCATATGCATACGGATTTGAAGTAAAGTAA
- a CDS encoding aldehyde dehydrogenase (NADP(+)) — MNPQTHDVIYESDVFYGKNAFTGETLPTAFPVHGQEEVEQAANAAAEIARDFRRLSNEKRASLLCSIALELEARSEDIVARAHLETALPDARLKGEIGRTANQLRLFADVVKSGSYHQAIFDTPSPERQPVPKPDIRRQQIAIGPVAVFGASNFPLAFSAAGGDTASALAAGCPVIVKGHTAHPGTSQIVAECMEKALDKEQLPQAIFTLLQGNRRELGQALVTHPKIKGVGFTGSVGGGRALFNLAQQRPEPIPFYGELGAINPTFILPDAMKTNPSLAEQFVASMTMGCGQFCTKPGVVFAINSPETQAFIETAQQIIRQQSPSTLLTHSIKDNYQSEVENRGSDNGITVTYSEAQSPNVPAALFVTDSKNWRSNPAWEEEIFGPQSLIVVCDDFEDMLALSETLSGSLTATIHATVEDYSQAHQLIPCLEEMAGRLVFNGWPTGVEVGYAMVHGGPYPASTHSASTSVGAEAIHRWLRPVAYQALPEALLPSSLQATNPLGIKRNIDGLTC, encoded by the coding sequence ATGAACCCACAGACACACGATGTTATTTACGAAAGCGATGTTTTTTACGGAAAGAATGCGTTTACTGGCGAAACTCTGCCTACGGCTTTTCCTGTACACGGACAAGAAGAAGTCGAACAAGCGGCAAATGCTGCGGCAGAAATAGCTCGTGACTTCAGACGATTAAGCAATGAAAAGCGTGCGAGCCTCCTTTGCTCTATCGCATTAGAACTCGAAGCGCGAAGCGAAGATATTGTTGCTCGCGCTCACTTAGAAACAGCCCTGCCAGATGCTCGCTTAAAAGGAGAAATTGGTCGCACCGCAAACCAATTGAGACTCTTTGCTGATGTCGTTAAATCAGGCAGTTATCACCAAGCTATCTTTGATACCCCAAGCCCTGAACGTCAACCTGTACCAAAACCGGACATACGACGCCAACAAATAGCAATTGGTCCTGTCGCAGTCTTTGGTGCCTCTAATTTTCCTTTGGCGTTCTCCGCAGCAGGTGGCGATACCGCTTCTGCATTAGCGGCTGGCTGCCCTGTTATTGTTAAAGGCCATACCGCGCACCCTGGCACCAGTCAAATTGTTGCGGAGTGCATGGAAAAAGCCCTTGATAAAGAGCAACTGCCTCAAGCGATATTTACGTTACTGCAAGGCAATCGACGAGAGCTTGGTCAGGCATTGGTAACGCATCCTAAGATCAAAGGCGTTGGATTTACAGGTTCCGTTGGTGGTGGACGTGCACTATTTAACCTCGCTCAGCAAAGACCTGAACCGATCCCTTTCTATGGAGAACTTGGCGCGATAAACCCAACCTTTATTTTGCCTGACGCTATGAAAACCAATCCATCTCTAGCCGAACAGTTTGTGGCTTCCATGACCATGGGATGCGGACAATTCTGTACCAAACCTGGCGTGGTATTTGCCATTAACTCCCCAGAGACTCAAGCCTTTATCGAGACTGCACAGCAGATCATTCGGCAGCAGTCCCCATCCACATTGCTCACACATAGCATTAAGGATAACTATCAATCTGAAGTGGAGAATCGCGGTTCAGATAATGGCATTACCGTCACTTATTCCGAAGCACAATCACCTAATGTTCCTGCTGCGCTGTTTGTAACGGATAGCAAGAACTGGCGTAGTAACCCTGCATGGGAAGAAGAAATTTTTGGCCCTCAGTCACTCATTGTGGTCTGCGATGATTTTGAAGATATGCTCGCACTGAGTGAAACGCTGTCGGGATCACTGACCGCCACCATCCACGCCACGGTAGAAGACTACTCTCAAGCACATCAATTGATCCCATGTTTAGAAGAGATGGCTGGTCGCCTTGTCTTTAACGGCTGGCCAACGGGCGTTGAAGTTGGCTACGCCATGGTGCATGGAGGGCCCTACCCTGCATCCACCCATTCTGCCTCTACTTCTGTCGGGGCTGAAGCCATTCATCGTTGGCTGCGCCCTGTCGCCTACCAAGCGCTACCTGAGGCGTTGCTACCAAGCTCATTGCAAGCAACAAACCCTCTTGGAATCAAACGCAATATAGACGGTTTAACTTGTTAA
- a CDS encoding GntR family transcriptional regulator, producing the protein MSQKPVFKTRTQLVEEAIRTQILKGELKTGQPLRQDALAKEFNVSRIPVREALVQLEAQGLVSFEPHKGATVTELSPDKIDELFELRAVVECHILERAIQNMTESDLERAREVRERFESVVNSGDEIEEWSNYNYEFHKALYAPANMPETMDVIYSLNTKCDRYIRMQLLFTTGIQKAEQEHLTLFEMCQNRDIEGAKYLLKKHILEAGTAIRNLLLERQNTAN; encoded by the coding sequence ATGTCGCAAAAACCCGTTTTTAAAACGCGAACTCAGCTTGTTGAGGAAGCGATTCGTACTCAGATCCTGAAAGGCGAGTTAAAAACTGGTCAGCCTTTACGTCAGGACGCATTGGCAAAAGAGTTCAATGTCAGCCGAATTCCTGTTCGTGAAGCGTTAGTGCAGTTAGAAGCACAGGGATTAGTGAGCTTTGAGCCTCACAAAGGGGCGACCGTCACCGAATTATCTCCAGACAAAATCGATGAGTTGTTTGAACTTAGAGCTGTCGTTGAATGCCACATTCTCGAACGTGCGATTCAGAACATGACCGAAAGCGATCTTGAACGAGCTCGTGAAGTTCGCGAACGTTTTGAATCGGTCGTGAACAGTGGCGATGAGATCGAAGAATGGAGCAACTACAATTATGAATTTCACAAAGCGTTATACGCCCCTGCAAATATGCCAGAAACCATGGACGTTATTTACAGTTTAAATACGAAATGCGATCGCTATATTCGTATGCAACTGTTGTTCACAACCGGCATTCAAAAAGCTGAGCAAGAGCACTTAACCTTGTTTGAAATGTGCCAAAATCGCGATATTGAGGGTGCAAAATACTTATTGAAAAAGCACATCCTAGAAGCAGGCACTGCGATTCGCAATCTGCTTTTAGAAAGACAAAATACCGCCAATTAG
- a CDS encoding transcriptional regulator: MEVGPKFLLAALRKKIKDEGLCYSALSEKSGIPLSSIKRHLHNPSLGLDKVLLYLNYLNTDLIELANLANQLQHENEQMLTQEQSALFLEHPYLLDFIYMVTSRNLAPKEIAQMYGLTETSLLFYLRIAEMLGYVEDFGDGLFYRSGRRFLLEEGSALDSLFRERFSLSHEINPGICVGRIRLTDSQRLQLEEDVYNKLIKLNAINTSNNDGLETNIMMRCTPGTQIFFSDHIPNIDGELLKYVAQLTNKTHQYIN; the protein is encoded by the coding sequence ATGGAAGTTGGACCAAAATTTCTTCTAGCGGCACTTCGAAAGAAAATCAAAGATGAGGGGCTTTGTTACAGCGCTTTGTCAGAAAAAAGTGGCATTCCTTTATCAAGCATTAAGCGCCATCTTCATAATCCATCACTGGGACTTGATAAAGTTCTCCTCTACTTAAATTATCTCAATACCGATCTTATCGAACTGGCTAATCTTGCCAATCAGCTGCAGCATGAAAACGAACAAATGCTGACGCAAGAACAAAGCGCGCTATTTCTCGAGCACCCTTACCTGCTCGACTTCATCTATATGGTCACATCTCGCAACCTTGCTCCCAAGGAGATCGCGCAGATGTATGGGCTCACTGAGACAAGCTTGCTCTTTTATTTACGTATTGCTGAAATGCTTGGTTATGTTGAAGATTTTGGCGATGGGCTCTTTTACCGTTCTGGACGACGTTTTTTGCTGGAAGAAGGCTCTGCACTCGATTCACTCTTTCGTGAACGTTTTTCACTTTCTCATGAAATCAATCCGGGAATTTGTGTGGGCCGAATTCGTTTGACTGATTCACAACGGCTACAACTAGAAGAAGATGTCTACAATAAATTAATAAAGCTTAACGCAATAAATACATCGAACAATGATGGTTTAGAAACCAACATTATGATGCGCTGTACACCAGGAACGCAGATTTTTTTCTCTGATCACATTCCCAATATAGATGGCGAACTGCTTAAGTATGTAGCACAACTCACCAACAAAACGCATCAATACATAAATTAA
- a CDS encoding GGDEF domain-containing protein has translation MGLALHEFENTGSLSQAKTKALNTLQGINGLVTDTVLKMYFEVSTQSIELVREKHRRYIAERELKKLNIKLQKLAITDELSGLYNRRYFNIMMPDLLSRAREESSIVSLVFIDIDHFKLLNDRLGHLKGDEAISKLGSMLSDQFCELDETSFRMGGEEFLVVIIGADHQEVVCRAEETRKAIANILISNENKGVQHELTSSIGVYSCLPSETDDANYLLDNVDKCLYHAKLNGRNKVVSQCGQLITAKEVVI, from the coding sequence ATGGGACTGGCATTACATGAGTTTGAAAATACAGGATCTTTGAGTCAGGCTAAGACGAAAGCACTAAATACACTGCAAGGTATCAATGGATTGGTAACCGATACAGTATTAAAAATGTACTTTGAAGTTTCAACTCAGTCGATTGAATTAGTTCGAGAAAAGCATCGTCGCTATATCGCTGAAAGAGAGCTAAAAAAACTCAATATAAAACTGCAAAAACTGGCTATCACAGATGAGCTATCCGGTTTATATAATCGTCGTTACTTTAATATCATGATGCCGGATTTGCTATCGAGAGCGAGAGAGGAAAGCAGCATTGTTAGTTTGGTTTTCATCGATATAGACCATTTTAAATTGCTTAATGATCGACTTGGTCACCTAAAGGGCGATGAGGCCATCTCCAAGTTAGGAAGTATGTTATCCGACCAATTTTGCGAATTGGATGAAACGTCTTTTCGGATGGGCGGGGAAGAGTTCTTAGTAGTCATAATAGGAGCAGACCACCAAGAAGTGGTATGTCGAGCAGAAGAGACACGTAAGGCTATCGCTAACATTCTCATTTCAAATGAAAATAAAGGCGTGCAGCACGAGTTAACCAGCTCAATTGGTGTGTATAGCTGTCTTCCAAGTGAAACAGATGACGCTAATTATTTGTTAGATAACGTTGATAAATGTTTGTATCACGCTAAGTTAAACGGCAGAAATAAGGTTGTTTCACAGTGTGGACAATTAATTACTGCAAAAGAAGTCGTTATTTAA
- a CDS encoding bacteriohemerythrin — MSDTELIIFPWNHNFETGIKKVDEQHHHLFLLVNKLANTLIYDNRVEVDEIFNDLKDYAHYHFDYEESVWSRCFSDDKWNEEHQQCHSTFVQEVNKIQAESKSLSWQESIEHILHF, encoded by the coding sequence ATGTCAGATACTGAACTGATTATTTTCCCCTGGAACCATAACTTCGAAACTGGAATAAAAAAAGTTGATGAACAACATCATCACCTGTTTTTATTGGTTAACAAACTCGCAAATACGTTGATCTATGATAATCGAGTCGAAGTTGATGAAATTTTCAATGATTTGAAGGACTACGCGCATTATCACTTCGACTATGAGGAGAGCGTATGGAGTCGTTGTTTTTCAGATGACAAATGGAATGAAGAGCATCAACAATGCCATTCCACATTTGTTCAAGAAGTAAACAAAATACAGGCAGAATCGAAAAGTTTAAGCTGGCAAGAGTCGATTGAGCATATTCTTCATTTTTGA
- a CDS encoding ATP-binding protein → MNTFRMKLGFELDSNGTLLQSIMNDVLKLISANEVELLQLKHHRVTAQYGYDKSDIVIGALATLSLFLLVLVGYQTQANRLSKSLLKADEVAHQNAKRLKWLSDLLDRLPSMIAIYDESNTLVLSNKAFNKHGMRCGNFKTGQCLLKHQGNAFDGVSGHVCQCSYSHRHLRIIEDEISGMNDDKRYRLMVFDDYTKLEKQKQKLEDSNKKALKAIKSRDLFLATISHELRTPIAAMIGLMELMDGKVESVENIELLSNAQTSANRLRLLVNDILDISKIEANQFHLDARNGNVYSELGPLLRTYESNAVMKNIGFTVNWSLTPYSMAKLDWLRVAQVLNNLLSNAVKFTQEGEITVQVALTRDRLDIEVSDTGCGMSKAQLSRIFTPFAQADVSITRKYGGTGLGLTIVKSIVEMMSGTIDVQTDSGRGSCMRVSLPTNNAFMLDVSDCAAVSDRPEINKWLEIWNVRQSGSTISMPTGWRNIYPDLILNAVKREERLKTDLESTKLGLSGNVLVVDDDPINRLLFSKQFSKLGLHPAFAQDGVEAYDYILKHCAELDLVVTDCHMPNMDGYELTKKIRSNPILSELKVVGCTAEDSKIVVEKAADAGMSHVIYKPYTLEELSWVLKAYLTQEKCNDGDSSEQENKDLVWLSDYGMKEQQEVMQVVMSSFSSERDLIKQGTELSQVIHRLKGSASMLMQDTLVQLALDWEQSKMADVVADTQPLLDELDRLLNVFDHWLKTK, encoded by the coding sequence ATGAACACATTTCGTATGAAGCTAGGGTTTGAGCTAGATTCAAACGGCACATTGCTGCAATCGATAATGAATGATGTGCTTAAATTGATCAGTGCTAATGAAGTGGAACTGTTACAGCTCAAACATCATCGAGTGACCGCCCAATATGGCTATGATAAATCGGATATTGTAATTGGTGCACTCGCCACATTATCACTGTTTTTACTGGTGTTGGTCGGTTATCAAACTCAAGCCAATCGATTGTCAAAATCGCTATTAAAAGCAGACGAAGTTGCGCATCAAAATGCTAAACGCCTAAAATGGTTGAGTGACTTACTCGACCGCTTGCCAAGCATGATTGCGATCTATGATGAGTCAAATACTTTGGTGCTGTCTAACAAAGCATTTAATAAGCACGGAATGCGCTGTGGCAATTTTAAAACCGGTCAATGCTTGCTTAAACATCAAGGGAATGCATTCGATGGTGTAAGCGGACATGTTTGCCAATGCAGTTATTCACATCGTCATTTGCGAATCATTGAAGATGAAATTAGTGGTATGAATGACGATAAACGTTATCGTTTGATGGTTTTCGATGATTACACCAAATTGGAAAAGCAAAAACAAAAATTAGAAGATTCGAACAAGAAAGCACTAAAAGCGATAAAGTCACGCGATCTGTTTTTAGCGACTATCAGTCATGAGTTGAGAACGCCTATAGCGGCAATGATTGGCTTGATGGAGTTGATGGATGGCAAAGTAGAAAGTGTTGAAAACATTGAATTGCTTTCAAATGCACAAACATCGGCTAACCGTTTGAGATTGCTCGTCAATGACATATTAGACATATCAAAAATAGAAGCGAATCAGTTTCATCTTGATGCGAGAAATGGCAACGTTTATTCGGAGTTAGGGCCGCTACTGCGTACCTATGAGTCGAATGCAGTGATGAAAAACATCGGTTTCACGGTTAATTGGAGTTTAACGCCATATTCTATGGCTAAGCTCGATTGGTTACGTGTCGCACAAGTGCTGAATAACTTGCTTAGTAACGCCGTGAAGTTCACTCAAGAGGGGGAGATCACGGTGCAGGTGGCCTTAACTCGGGATCGATTAGACATCGAGGTGAGTGATACTGGTTGTGGTATGAGTAAAGCGCAATTATCGCGAATCTTTACCCCATTTGCTCAGGCAGACGTCTCCATAACTCGAAAATACGGTGGTACCGGCTTGGGGCTGACGATCGTAAAAAGCATTGTTGAAATGATGTCAGGGACCATTGATGTCCAAACGGATTCTGGCCGAGGTTCTTGTATGCGAGTTAGTTTACCGACGAACAATGCTTTTATGTTGGATGTGAGTGATTGTGCCGCAGTTTCTGATCGCCCTGAAATAAACAAGTGGTTGGAGATTTGGAATGTTCGCCAAAGTGGATCAACAATCTCAATGCCAACAGGGTGGCGAAACATTTATCCAGATTTAATTCTTAATGCAGTAAAACGAGAAGAAAGGCTAAAAACCGACTTAGAGAGTACAAAACTTGGCCTTTCTGGCAATGTTTTAGTGGTAGATGATGATCCAATTAATCGATTGTTGTTTAGTAAGCAGTTTTCTAAATTGGGCTTACACCCCGCATTTGCCCAAGATGGAGTAGAAGCATACGATTATATTCTAAAGCACTGCGCTGAATTGGATTTGGTTGTCACCGATTGTCATATGCCGAATATGGATGGCTACGAGTTGACTAAAAAGATTCGCTCAAATCCAATCTTATCTGAGCTAAAGGTTGTTGGGTGTACGGCTGAAGATTCTAAAATTGTGGTTGAGAAAGCCGCCGATGCGGGTATGTCTCATGTCATCTATAAACCGTATACGCTTGAAGAACTGAGTTGGGTTTTGAAAGCGTATTTGACGCAGGAAAAATGCAATGATGGAGATAGCTCCGAGCAAGAAAATAAGGATTTGGTGTGGTTATCAGATTACGGCATGAAAGAGCAACAAGAAGTCATGCAGGTGGTGATGTCCTCGTTCTCTTCTGAACGAGACTTGATTAAGCAGGGGACCGAATTATCTCAAGTGATACATCGCCTAAAAGGCTCAGCTTCGATGCTAATGCAAGATACGTTAGTCCAGCTTGCTCTCGATTGGGAACAGAGCAAGATGGCTGATGTCGTAGCAGATACGCAGCCCTTGCTTGATGAGCTGGATAGATTGTTAAATGTGTTTGATCATTGGTTAAAAACGAAATAA
- a CDS encoding transporter substrate-binding domain-containing protein — MKRMLLLLLSSVLLASQTFATSISPQNEDTKQLVIGRQYDAHKYLWKPASIGENHSNYADVVERFAASIDATVSYRFFRERDDLLKALYLGEVDLAVGYTKTLDGAKYFNYSQPIFDLRSVVWFYRSKLKSKPINTLRWGCVRSSIYCDLLSELQVPDLTVYKTERSLMQALSQEYIDAIYTDVVSAEQYLSERTFGEWVGYINYFSPLPDFEASIAIAKSNTQLLEQVNQYLTEVRPSLDKNQHTLIDPLGKEALLKALHLEYGRGVIRYTIDENMRPFSYEDANTNKQVGQIHDLMALMSRKSGIQFEYVSPNGRTPVDMLDANVVDLIPAAIDVEREGFIFTRAFGEINWVKVESKTNLVMG; from the coding sequence ATGAAGCGTATGCTTCTCTTACTGCTGTCCTCTGTACTACTTGCTAGTCAAACATTTGCTACCTCAATCTCTCCCCAAAATGAAGACACAAAACAGCTTGTGATTGGTCGTCAATATGACGCACATAAGTATTTGTGGAAGCCCGCCAGTATTGGGGAAAATCACAGTAATTATGCCGATGTTGTGGAGCGTTTTGCTGCTTCTATTGACGCGACAGTGTCATACCGTTTTTTCCGTGAACGAGATGATCTACTCAAAGCTTTGTATTTGGGTGAAGTGGATTTAGCGGTGGGTTACACCAAAACCCTCGACGGGGCAAAATACTTTAATTACAGTCAACCAATTTTTGATCTGCGATCGGTGGTTTGGTTCTACCGCTCAAAACTCAAGTCTAAGCCGATAAATACATTGCGTTGGGGGTGCGTTCGTTCTTCAATTTACTGCGATCTTTTGTCTGAGTTGCAAGTGCCAGATCTCACTGTCTATAAGACCGAGCGCTCATTAATGCAGGCACTTTCTCAGGAATATATTGATGCTATCTATACCGATGTTGTATCGGCAGAGCAGTATTTATCAGAACGTACATTCGGCGAATGGGTAGGATATATCAATTACTTCAGTCCATTACCAGATTTTGAGGCTTCAATAGCAATAGCCAAATCAAATACGCAGTTACTTGAGCAAGTGAATCAGTACTTAACCGAGGTACGTCCATCGTTAGACAAAAATCAACACACTTTGATCGATCCGTTAGGTAAAGAGGCTTTGTTAAAAGCGCTGCATCTTGAATATGGTCGTGGTGTTATTCGTTATACCATTGATGAAAATATGCGACCGTTTTCGTACGAGGATGCGAATACGAATAAACAGGTCGGTCAAATTCATGATTTGATGGCGTTGATGTCGAGAAAAAGTGGCATCCAGTTTGAGTATGTATCCCCAAATGGTCGCACTCCGGTGGATATGCTGGATGCGAATGTTGTCGATCTTATTCCAGCGGCTATTGATGTAGAGAGAGAGGGGTTTATTTTCACCCGTGCGTTTGGGGAGATTAATTGGGTAAAGGTTGAATCCAAAACAAATCTGGTCATGGGCTAA